A window of the Dermacentor variabilis isolate Ectoservices unplaced genomic scaffold, ASM5094787v1 scaffold_12, whole genome shotgun sequence genome harbors these coding sequences:
- the LOC142565837 gene encoding uncharacterized protein LOC142565837: MYEESRHLNLAFRRRAKMADFFRGAAKMADFFRGAAKMADVVWEAAKMADVVWEAAKMADVVREAAKMADVVREAAKMADVVREAAKRADISHMAPPGTVVHATGVAARNILQRTRIVQQGTGGATPVTRWAILHQYAGKPVLFNTSLPQRRCLQLPQGSRPRLS; encoded by the coding sequence atgtacgaagaatcgaggcatctcaacttggcgttccgtcgacgggccaagatggccgacttcttccggggagccgccaagatggccgacttcttccggggagccgccaagatggccgacgtagtctgggaggccgccaagatggccgacgtagtctgggaggccgccaagatggccgacgtagtccgggaggccgccaagatggccgacgtagtccgggaggccgccaagatggccgacgtagtccgggaggccgccaagagggccgacatttcgcacatggctcctccgggaaccgtggtgcatgcgaccggtgtggcagcacgaaacatattgcaacgtacaagaattgtccagcaaggaaccggcggtgcaacgcctgtcacacgttgggccattttgcatcagtatgccggaaaacccgtactgttcaacacgtctcttccgcagagacgctgtcttcaacttccacaaggcagccgtccgcgtctgtcttga